From Halorientalis litorea:
GACTCCATCGCCAAGGAGGCGGGCGGCGGTCTCTCGCTGGACGAACTCGTCGCGCCGCCGGACGGGCTGAAACACCAGTTACTCCGGGAGACCGACCGCGAGGAGATGGTCGAGGCGATGCGTCGGTCCCTGCGCTTCATGCAGGATGGCGGGACGGCGGCGTGCATCGAGTTCCGGGAAGGTGGCGTCGAGGGTGTGGCGGCAATCCACGACGCCGCCCACGGTCTCGATATCGACCCCGTGGTGTTGGGTCGGGAGGAACTCGCCGCGATGGAGGCTGGCGACGGCTTCGGAGCCAGCGGCGCGCGTGACGGCGAGTTCGGGCGCGAACGCACCGCCACCCGCGAGGCGGACAAACTGTTCGGCATCCACGCAGGCGAGCGTGACAGCCACGACGTGAACGCCGCCCTCGACCTCGACCCGGACTTTCTGGTTCACATGGTCCACACCGACCAGCTCCACTTGGAGCGGGTCGCGGACGACGATGTCCCCATCGTCGCCTGCCCGCGCTCGAACCTCGTCACCGGTGTCGGGATGCCAGACCTCGACGAACTGGCCGCCACGACGACCGTCGCGCTCGGGACGGACAACGTGATGCTCAACAGTCCCTCGATGTTCCGGGAGATGGAGTTCGCCGCAAAACTGTCCGACCTCCCCGCCCGCGAGGTGCTGGCCATGGCGACGCACAACGGCGCGGCCATCGCGGGGCTGAACTGCGGCCTCGTGGAACCGGGACGGGACGCCCGCCTCCTCGTACTCGACGGCGATTCGGACAACCTCGCCGGCGCGCGTGACCCCGTGCGGGCGGTCGTTCGCCGCGCGGGCACGAGCGACGTGGCGGAAGTGGTCCTCGGTGCGGCCGACTGACACCGGGGAACAGTCAAGTACGTGGGCGGGAAAGTGTGTTAAACGGTGCCAATGTACGACCGAATTCTCCTGCCGACCGACGGCTCGACGGGAATGGACGACGTGGTGGACCACGCGGCGGAGCTCGCGGCCGCACACGGGGCGAGCGTCCACGTGCTGTACGTCGTCGACGCCGCGAGTTTCTCCAGTCTCCCGATGGAGACATCGTGGGAGGGCATCTCGGAGTTACTGCACGACGAGGGGCGGAGCGCGCTCGATGCGGCGGAGCGACTCGTCGGTGACCGCGCCCCCGTGGAGCGCGCGACTGTCGAAGGGTCGCCGAGCAGTGAAATCGTCGCGTACGCGCGTGAGAACGACTGTGACCTCGTCGTGATGGGGACACACGGACGGGGCGGTATCAACCGCCTCCTGTTGGGGAGCGTCGCCGAGCGCGTCGTCCGCACCGCCGACGTGCCCGTCCTCACGGTCCGCGTCGAGAGTCCCGAGGGTGCCGAGGAAGTGGTGGCCAAAGAGCGCGCCGAGGCGACCGACGAACGGACGGCCGAAGAGCGAACGCCCGACCGCGGCAACCGGGAGCCGACGCCCGACCCCGGGGTTCGGTGAACCGCCGGCAGACGCGGGCGCGACGGGTCAGACCGGGCGAAGGTGGTCGCAGTCACCGGCCGTGACCGTGACCTGCCCATCGTCGGTCTCGACCACCAGCGCGCCGGGGAACGTCACGTCGACTGCCTCGCCCACCACCGCACCGCTCGGCGTCTCGACGCGCACGCGCTGGCCGAGCGTCGACGCGTACTCGCGCCACGCGGGGAGTACCGAGTCGAGGTCGTTGGTGAGTGCGTGGAACTCTTCGAGGACGCGTTGCGTGAACAGCCGCCGGTCCACGTCGCCCCCCTCGGCACGGAGACTGGTCGCGCCCGACACGAGGTCGGACACGTCCACGTTCGCGTTGATGCCGATGCCGACGACAACCCACGAGACGCGGTCCGCTTCGCCCTCCATCTCCGTGAGAATCCCGACGAGTTTCCGCCCGCCGACCGGCGCGTCCGCGTCGTCGGCGGGGACGAGCACGTCGTTTGGCCACTTGATTTCGGCCGGGACGCCCGCCTCACGGGCCGCCCGCGTCACCGCGACAGCGGCCGCGAGCGTAAACAGCGGGGCGTGTGTCGGCGGGACGTCGGGCCGGGTGAGGACCGACAGCCAAATCCCGCCGCTGGGTGCCGCCCACTCCCGGTCGAGTCGGCCGCGGCCGCCGGTCTGTTCGTCCGCGAGGACGGCGACGTCCTCCCGGCCCGCCTCCGCGAGTTCGCGGGCGCGGTCGTTGGTACTCCCGACGGCGTCGTGATACTCCACGTCGAAGGGCGCGTCGAGGCCGAACTCGACCGCCGCCCCGCCGAACTCGGGGACGCCGACGAGTTCGTACCCGTCGTCGGTACTCGCTATCTCGAACGCCTCGTCGCGGAGTTCCTCGACGTGTTTCCAGACGGCCGCCCGCGACACGTCGAGTCGCTCCGCCAGTTCGGGACCCGACATCGGCCCGTCCGAGAGCGCGTCCAGTACCCGTCGGCGTGTCTCGTTCATACCTCCGATAGCAGCCCGGCTATACAAAAGGGCACGCACCCACCGACTGGCGGGCAACGGCGTCGACAGCACGGGACCGGGCTTTAATTCCGCGTCAGTCCAATCCGACCCATGCGTTATTTCGAGGATATCGAGGTCGGGACGCGCCGCGAGTTCGGTGAGTGGACGCTGACCGCGGACGAAATCGTCGCGTTCGCAGAACAGTGGGACCCCCAACGGTTCCACACCGACCCGGACGCGGCGGCGGAGTCCGTCCACGGCGGCCTCATCGCCAGCGGCCTCCACACCGTCGCCGTGGCGATGCGCCTGTGGGTCGATTCCTACCTCGACGACACCGCCAACATGGGTGCCCGGTACCTCTCGGAACTGGGGTGGCACGAACCGGTCCGGCCCGGCGACACCCTCCGCATCGAGGGCGAACCGCTGGCGACGGAGACACCTGACCACACGGACACGCACGGGTACGTGGACTACGAACTCACCGCCCACGTCGGCTCGGAGACAGTCATGACGATGGTGAGTGACCTCGTGGTGGGGCGACGCGAGGCGGACCGCTGAGGCGGTCGCAGGCGGCCTACTCCAGCACGATGAGCAGGTCTCCCATGTCCACGCTGTCGCCCTCTGCGATGGCCACCTGTGCGACGGTGCCGCCGCGGGGCGCGACGACGTCGTTCTCCATCTTCATCGCTTCGAGGACAC
This genomic window contains:
- a CDS encoding biotin--[acetyl-CoA-carboxylase] ligase encodes the protein MNETRRRVLDALSDGPMSGPELAERLDVSRAAVWKHVEELRDEAFEIASTDDGYELVGVPEFGGAAVEFGLDAPFDVEYHDAVGSTNDRARELAEAGREDVAVLADEQTGGRGRLDREWAAPSGGIWLSVLTRPDVPPTHAPLFTLAAAVAVTRAAREAGVPAEIKWPNDVLVPADDADAPVGGRKLVGILTEMEGEADRVSWVVVGIGINANVDVSDLVSGATSLRAEGGDVDRRLFTQRVLEEFHALTNDLDSVLPAWREYASTLGQRVRVETPSGAVVGEAVDVTFPGALVVETDDGQVTVTAGDCDHLRPV
- a CDS encoding amidohydrolase family protein, which produces MILEGTVLRGPAFDPVEGRVVVEDGEIAAVEEGSARSEDIILPAFVNAHTHIGDSIAKEAGGGLSLDELVAPPDGLKHQLLRETDREEMVEAMRRSLRFMQDGGTAACIEFREGGVEGVAAIHDAAHGLDIDPVVLGREELAAMEAGDGFGASGARDGEFGRERTATREADKLFGIHAGERDSHDVNAALDLDPDFLVHMVHTDQLHLERVADDDVPIVACPRSNLVTGVGMPDLDELAATTTVALGTDNVMLNSPSMFREMEFAAKLSDLPAREVLAMATHNGAAIAGLNCGLVEPGRDARLLVLDGDSDNLAGARDPVRAVVRRAGTSDVAEVVLGAAD
- a CDS encoding MaoC/PaaZ C-terminal domain-containing protein, with product MRYFEDIEVGTRREFGEWTLTADEIVAFAEQWDPQRFHTDPDAAAESVHGGLIASGLHTVAVAMRLWVDSYLDDTANMGARYLSELGWHEPVRPGDTLRIEGEPLATETPDHTDTHGYVDYELTAHVGSETVMTMVSDLVVGRREADR
- a CDS encoding universal stress protein, with the translated sequence MYDRILLPTDGSTGMDDVVDHAAELAAAHGASVHVLYVVDAASFSSLPMETSWEGISELLHDEGRSALDAAERLVGDRAPVERATVEGSPSSEIVAYARENDCDLVVMGTHGRGGINRLLLGSVAERVVRTADVPVLTVRVESPEGAEEVVAKERAEATDERTAEERTPDRGNREPTPDPGVR